The stretch of DNA acctAGGtgagatttaattatattaaaataatattgagTTACAATATTTCAtcttgtttaaaatatttaaaatcttagcatatatagatttattattcaaatatattaatggtaagttaatcatatattttgggaatattcaaaatattgtttaatgttgaatttaacttgaatttatccaattttaatattgttaaaataaattttaaatatgaatattcctaaaaatCAGCTAATTTAttttaggaaatatattaaatacgaaATTAAGTTAAATTGATTTGGGAAACTgtttaataaatagaaaaaaacaataattccTTAAATATAGGTTCATTTAATGGTTCAtttaattacttcagtggcatactattgtaaataacactgaaaactaagggttaatttatatatgtacttctattttaataatagagatatgTCCTCTCTGATCAATATATTGTTTCCTTAAGTCTTTAAATATGGTGTATCTCTTTTTTAGTGGAAAGATCAAATAAGTGTGAACTTCCGTTGATGTCTTCCGTTAACGATTTgcgtatttttatgtttcagaTAGAATTGTATCTGGAAATGTTGgtgtattttcatgtttttgatgATCCCTGAAACTAGTTAATAATCTTAACTATTTTTGTTGTGATGTTTATAATTATGCATAAAGCAAATTAGTCATTGTTTTATCTGTGAACCATCTTGGTCAATGCAATGCTTGGTAATTTTTGAGACGGTGAAAGTTTGGTGGTTTTGAATGCAAAGTTGAGTTGTGTTGTGTTGTGCTgtaagttgttcaaaaaaaaaagaattataaaaatCTTGTGAACTAATTTTATGTGTGTTTCATTATTAGAAATGATTATGAACTTATGATGATGTGGCTAATCATATATATGAtatgaaaacaaattttatgCGGGGGATGGCATGGGAAATGGATAATGGAGCAGATCCATGTTTTGTACAGAGCGGAATAAAACGAGAAATCACATTCTCGCTTGTTATTATATTCATCCATTTAGACAGAGATGTGTAACAAAAACGAAGATATAGATTGACAGaactctttttgtttattttatctgCAAATTAATCTAGATTGAGATTATATCTTTAGTTTCTTATGGTTTCTTATGCATGTAGGTCTCAGTAAAATGAACCACATTTTTTATTCTGACTCGTCTTTCAAACAACAACATATcatcttttatataataaaacataagtCACATTATCAATCAAATTTTAACATGTggtaaatgatttataaatgctataaaaaaataaatggtattaatttaaattatttattactaagtGATACAAAAATGTGTATTTCAACATCAGTTTAACtgatgtttttattaattatttagcaTTGTTTCATTGAAACTGATACAAACTTatgtttttagttaaaaaaattaacaaaatgttttatatattatttgttagaGAGAAGATCTCATATCGAAAATATGTAAAAGCcttgattaatatataaaagatttgaTATACTCCACTAACTGCCacttggtttaaaatttaaaactcatGAAACTTAAGATGATATAAGAGCCATATTTATAGAAGTTACATCACTTACCTATACATACTCGTAAATTTAACTCTAACCGCTATATAACAAAACTATAACCATAAATTGGTAGTTCTAAGGTTAAGGAGTCAGGTGGGAGGAGAGGTGGTCTGTTGACGCTGGCAATAGAAAGTTAGAAACCAATGATTCAAAGAAGAAGCGCGGCCTATTGAGAACCATGGTTTCACCCATTTTCCAGTTTAGCGCAAACTTCATCACTATACCCGTAAGATGAAGTTAATTAAACACTACTACTGAAGCGATATACATGTATAATTTTGCTAGAAGTTTTATAACtgataaaatacataaatatattggTGGATATGGAATGTGGTGcttaaaaaacttaatatagttagatatcagaaaaaaaaattagaaagtaGTTAATAGAAGAGAATGACTTCCAAACATAGTGGTGACCGAAAGCATAACGTAAGAAAAATGCAAAGGAGGAAGACCACATTACGGCGCCACAGTGATGACAAGAAGTGTGAAGAAGAGGTCGGTCAAGAGATAAGCGTCTTTAAGGTAGTGGTTAAGGAAATTAGACATTTTATTTGTATGATTTAAATTACAAAATGGAGTTTGGCAATTGTCACGGAAAATTCTTATGTGCTCCACTATTGCTAAGTATGAAGTCTTCGTTCAAAACAAGTATCTAGCTAAGTGAGTTTCTAATTTCTACAAAAGAACATATAGCACATTGGCACAAGTCAAATACTTAAGTTGAACACGTAATTAGCTATATTAGAAGAAACCACAGAACACTCAATAATTAATTTCGATTAATGGATTAATAGGAAAGTTGCCGTCTAAAGTAATAACTGGCATTATATAATACAAAACGTAAATAAGAAAATGGTCGCTATTCATTTTATGACCGTTGACAACCAAGAACAAAACAAACTAGAAAAGGTTAAAATGAAGCAGATAGAAATGTAGGGCTGAGACCGAAAATTTACTAAAACATGGGGCTCTGACGTGAACTTCGAAAATAAAATTGCAgggcagctggaattgtcctctAGTACGATGCATGTAATGGGCATCGGCCACGTATACGCGTTGGACTAAGTCCTTCCCTCTCCGTCGAATATATTcctttctatttttctttactACTATATGATAAAttgataatattattattagctTTACCAATTTCTTCATCTCCACCAACAAGTTACCCATTGGTGAAAAAGTGAAAACCCATAACTTACAAAATGTCTTGTAAAATCATTGGAGAAAAGCTTCTGATACGAcccattattttattaaattatatagtctATAACGTATGAATATTGCTAAACTTctcaacaaaaaataatttaaaatgtgtTGTAggttttcatttgatatacagTGTGTTCTTTCTTTTACTGTGTGTGTTTCGGACGTTTGCAGGTAAGCacttattacatttttaaagtcCTAATTATATTTCATCACTGCCATGTTCTTTACCGATATAATTACATCATCGTCACATGCACTTACTTAATTttcactttaaaatataaaaataaataaaaaataaaacccaCAAAACCTAATCTCCTCTTTAAACTACGTTAATCAGATGAGAGTTAACACACTATAAAGAGAGAAGTAAAGTAAAGCTATGGATTTGtcttcaaaacaaaaacaaacattacCAATCTCTCCCTTCGCCGGACAACTAACCATCGCCGAGGAAATGGGTGTCTGTTACAAAGAGTGTTTGAAAAACCACGCCGCTAACCTCGGCGGCCACGCGCTCGACGGCTGCGGCGAGTTTATGCCAACACCAACCGCGACTCACACCGACCCTTCCTCTCTCCGCTGCGCCGCTTGCGGCTGCCACCGTAATTTCCACCGCCGTGACCCTTCCGACCATCTCAGCTTCCTCCCTTCCTCTCCCTCCGGCACCGAATCGCCGCCGTCTCAGTCGCTTCACCGCGTGGCTTCCCCTGTTCCTTGCTCTTACTACACTTCAGCTCCACATCACATGCTGCTCTCTCTCAGCTCCGGCTTCCCTGGACCGTCGGATCAAGATCCGACGGGTGTAAGATCGGAGCACAGCTCAAAAGGGGAAATGAGAAAGCGGACGAGGACCAAGTTCACGCCGGAGCAGAAGACGAAGATGAGGGCGTTCGCCGAGAAAGCGGGGTGGAAGATCAACGGCTGTGATGAAAAGTCGGTGAGAGGGTTCTGTAGCGAGAACGGGATCGAGAGAGGAGTTCTTAAAGTGTGGATGCATAATAATAAGTATTCACTTCTCAACGGGAAGAACAGAGAGATCTTGTCTATGGAGGATCATCCTCGTCTTTGTCTGAACACTCAAGAGCTGTAATAATGGTGGGGAAGATGGAGACAACGTTGGTGGGTCATCGTCTTCTTGACGCTAATTACCATACTTAAATTCGGGGAAAATTAAAGTTATGAGCATTAACCGTTCAAATCTTTTAATAGTAAGTTCTAACGTGTAATCGATCATCGATATATATgcagtttcaaaaatattattgaagtTGTTGGACAGAGATGTTTCAGAGATCATAATGGGTTTTGTAATGGAAAAGGTTAAACTGGAAACGCAAACCATTCTAATTATAGTAAGTGCGTAATTCTCCAGTAATGATAGATGAAATCAAAAGATTcgtttatttgttttgtatattgAAATAACTTTCGCCATTGTTATTCAATGTTATCTTATGTATAACTGGAAATAATATCCTGAACTTTTAAGATATAGTAAGTAGAGTTTGCTTAATTATGAGATACGACGTGGTTATTAAAGATGGCAAGGAACTATGGCGTGGCCGAATATAATTAGGTCATCTGGGCGGCATATTTGTTGAGTTATTAgtatattataaagttataaaaatgcGGGCTTATCTCGCCTTTCCATTTAAGGATAAGCTTTGGGCAACAGCAATCTCGCTTACTTATCCTAATTAAGAATAATACAAACGTTACGATTATTATAGTATATCTACACTATATAAATGTCTGGCTATCCCTGCGCCACTGATCCTCTTATCCAATGATATTAAATTTACTCTTTTTAATCAGATTTCTTTCAGTgcacttattttttttcttttggattaaCGTTTTTGTATGTAAATTTACGAATCAGACTGGATGCGTATAACAAGCATGTTTTCAATGTCACGGACAAAAGTATCCACGCATACGTAGTCGAGACTGAAGAAAGGCGGTCCAGTACGATCGTTGCCAGACAGACGACCAATATATCTTTTTCTAGGTGACCAACTGTATGTATGTTGGAACCTTATGGCTTCAGATCCAGATCTAGGAATATGATTTTTTGCCTTTGTTCCTCAGAAAGAACGTAGAGCTACCGAATGCTTATCCTAAttctgttatgtttttttttttccgtctaataaagttttattaaaggTCAAGGTCATAAAAAGACTTATCCCAAACCGAAACAAAAAGGCCATCCAGACCCATTACAACTAAATCTCAAGCCCGACATGAAGGGCAACCGAAACGGTCCAAAGCCCAGACCCGAATCCACACGTCTCCACCAAA from Raphanus sativus cultivar WK10039 unplaced genomic scaffold, ASM80110v3 Scaffold1906, whole genome shotgun sequence encodes:
- the LOC130504948 gene encoding zinc-finger homeodomain protein 11-like — its product is MDLSSKQKQTLPISPFAGQLTIAEEMGVCYKECLKNHAANLGGHALDGCGEFMPTPTATHTDPSSLRCAACGCHRNFHRRDPSDHLSFLPSSPSGTESPPSQSLHRVASPVPCSYYTSAPHHMLLSLSSGFPGPSDQDPTGVRSEHSSKGEMRKRTRTKFTPEQKTKMRAFAEKAGWKINGCDEKSVRGFCSENGIERGVLKVWMHNNKYSLLNGKNREILSMEDHPRLCLNTQEL